A part of Cannabis sativa cultivar Pink pepper isolate KNU-18-1 chromosome 6, ASM2916894v1, whole genome shotgun sequence genomic DNA contains:
- the LOC115695315 gene encoding protein FAR1-RELATED SEQUENCE 4-like → MAKLNNRYENIGCLEKDIRNHLDKEKHLALAFGDANAMQELFMHMQEEDSNFFYAIDLDEEQRLKNVLWVDAKSREDYKVFGDVVSFDTTYITNKYKIPFTPFIGVNKHFQTSLLSCALLVDETKSTFVSLMKARLRAGRIPEKLGYVIKTNEHFIRDFNICVYNSWNTSLKEFVEQYKVALQDRQEKEVQACFNTHQKKPALKSPSPFEKQMSMIYTHEVFKNIPS, encoded by the exons ATGGCCAAATTAAATAATAGATATGAAAATATTGGATGTTTGGAGAAAGATATAAGAAATCATTTGGACAAGGAAAAACACTTGGCACTAGCTTTCGGGGATGCTAATGCAATGCAAGAGCTTTTTATGCATATGCAAGAAGAAGATTCTAATTTCTTTTATGCAATTGACTTGGATGAAGAGCAACGCCTTAAAAATGTCTTATGGGTGGATGCAAAAAGTCGAGAAGATTATAAAGTTTTTGGAGATGTTGTCTCATTTGACACCACATACAtcacaaataaatataaaattccaTTTACTCCATTCATAGGTGTAAACAAGCATTTTCAAACTTCATTGCTTAGTTGTGCATTACTTGTAGATGAGACTAAATCGACATTTGTTTCGCTAATGAAAGCACGGCTTAGAGCTGG GAGGATTCCTGAAAAACTTGGTTATGTGATAAAGACAAATGAACATTTTATAAGAGATTTCAACATTTGTGTTTATAATTCATGG AATACTTCTTTGAAAGAATTTGTTGAGCAATACAAAGTTGCTTTACAAGATAGACAGGAAAAGGAAGTTCAAGCATGCTTTAATACACACCAAAAGAAACCAGCTTTGAAATCTCCATCGCCATTTGAGAAACAAATGTCAATGATATATACACATGAAGTTTTCAAAAACATTCCAAGTTGA